In Pseudomonas lalkuanensis, the following are encoded in one genomic region:
- the trmL gene encoding tRNA (uridine(34)/cytosine(34)/5-carboxymethylaminomethyluridine(34)-2'-O)-methyltransferase TrmL: MFHVILFQPEIPPNTGNIIRLCANSGCHLHLIEPLGFELDDKRLRRAGLDYHEYATLKRYSDLESCLEALGHPRVFAFTTKGTRLFHDVAFEKGDAFLFGPESRGLPQEVRESLPPEQRLRLPMRPNCRSLNLSNTVAVAVYEAWRQHAFSLD, from the coding sequence ATGTTTCACGTCATCCTGTTTCAACCGGAAATTCCGCCGAATACCGGCAACATTATCAGGCTGTGCGCCAATTCTGGCTGCCACCTTCATCTCATCGAACCCCTCGGATTCGAACTGGACGACAAGCGTTTGCGACGGGCCGGCCTGGACTACCACGAGTACGCCACCCTCAAGCGCTACAGCGACCTGGAAAGCTGCCTGGAAGCCCTGGGCCATCCCCGGGTCTTCGCCTTCACCACCAAGGGCACCAGGCTGTTCCATGACGTGGCCTTCGAAAAGGGCGATGCCTTCCTCTTTGGCCCGGAAAGCCGTGGCCTGCCCCAGGAAGTACGCGAGAGCCTGCCGCCCGAGCAGCGCCTGCGCCTGCCAATGCGCCCCAACTGCCGCAGCCTGAACCTCTCCAACACCGTGGCCGTGGCGGTGTACGAGGCCTGGCGGCAGCATGCTTTCAGCCTGGACTGA
- the secB gene encoding protein-export chaperone SecB: MTEQASNGENQNPQFSLQRIYVRDLSFEAPKSPEIFRQEWAPSVSLDLNTRQKQLDGDFHEVVLTLSVTVKNGEETAFIAEVQQAGIFLIKGLDAASMSHTLGAFCPNILFPYARETLDSLVVRGSFPALMLSPVNFDALYAQELARLQAAGEAQA; this comes from the coding sequence ATGACCGAACAAGCAAGCAACGGCGAAAACCAGAATCCCCAGTTCTCCCTGCAGCGCATCTACGTGCGCGATCTGTCCTTCGAAGCGCCGAAGAGCCCGGAGATCTTCCGTCAGGAGTGGGCCCCGAGCGTTTCCCTGGACCTGAACACCCGCCAGAAGCAGCTGGACGGCGACTTCCACGAAGTGGTGCTGACCCTGTCCGTGACCGTGAAGAACGGTGAAGAAACCGCCTTCATCGCTGAAGTGCAGCAGGCCGGTATCTTCCTGATCAAGGGCCTGGACGCGGCTTCCATGAGCCACACCCTGGGCGCCTTCTGCCCGAACATCCTGTTCCCCTACGCCCGCGAAACCCTGGACAGCCTGGTTGTCCGTGGCTCCTTCCCGGCGCTGATGCTTTCCCCGGTCAACTTCGACGCCCTGTACGCCCAGGAACTGGCGCGCCTGCAGGCTGCCGGCGAAGCCCAGGCCTGA
- the grxC gene encoding glutaredoxin 3, with product MAEIVVYSSAWCPYCIRAKHLLDSKGVRYEEISVDGNPAIRAEMTRKAGRTSVPQIWIGQAHVGGCDDLYALERAGKLDALLQASPQTETH from the coding sequence ATGGCCGAAATCGTCGTCTATTCCAGCGCCTGGTGCCCCTACTGCATCCGTGCCAAGCACCTGCTGGACAGCAAGGGCGTGCGCTATGAAGAGATCAGCGTGGACGGCAACCCCGCAATTCGCGCCGAGATGACCCGCAAGGCCGGGCGCACCTCGGTGCCGCAGATCTGGATCGGCCAGGCCCACGTGGGCGGCTGTGACGACCTGTACGCCCTGGAACGCGCCGGCAAGCTCGACGCGCTGCTCCAGGCCAGCCCGCAAACGGAAACGCACTAG